The following coding sequences lie in one Silene latifolia isolate original U9 population chromosome 5, ASM4854445v1, whole genome shotgun sequence genomic window:
- the LOC141657136 gene encoding uncharacterized protein LOC141657136 has product MGGCASRPKDLDINEPAPEPVPVPVQAPAVENPQSQAIAQENNGGEEKKTEEPLVDLSESTGETTETSESKPVEQVAEVAEAKVEKVEAEAEVAEVQPTTEVATIEAEVVTVSEPEKTPEEAVKEEAKLVEAQKPEEKSDAPSVTV; this is encoded by the exons ATGGGTGGTTGTGCTAGCAGACCTAAGGATTTGGACATCAACGAGCCTGCTCCTGAACCTGTTCCTGTTCCTGTTCAGGCTCCTGCTGTCGAAAACCCCCAGTCTCAGGCCATTGCACAG GAAAATAATGGAGGTGAAGAGAAAAAGACAGAAGAGCCATTGGTAGACCTTTCCGAGTCCACAGGAGAAACTACAGAAACTTCGGAATCAAAGCCAGTTGAGCAAGTGGCAGAGGTAGCTGAGGCCAAGGTCGAGAAGGTTGAGGCCGAGGCTGAGGTGGCTGAGGTTCAGCCAACAACCGAGGTTGCTACCATTGAAGCCGAGGTTGTTACTGTCTCGGAGCCAGAGAAGACTCCTGAGGAGGCAGTAAAGGAAGAAGCCAAGTTGGTTGAGGCTCAAAAGCCAGAAGAAAAAAGTGATGCACCTTCGGTTACTGTTTGA
- the LOC141657135 gene encoding UNC93-like protein 1, giving the protein MGNEDEESTPQKLSKIRYNSPLIQVILIGLVCFCCPGMFNALSGMGGGGQVDHTAANNANTALYITFAIFGILGGGIYNILGPRLTLLAGCSTYVLYAGSFVDYNHHRSETFVVISGALLGIGAGLLWAGQGAIMTSYPTAKRKGTYISIFWSIFNMGGVIGGLIPFVLNYHRAEAASVNDGTYIGFMCFMAFGAVLSLGVLPPSKVIRDDGSVCTHIEYSNVGTEIVEILKLFLNWKMLLIVPAAWGSNFFYTYQFNNVNGELFNLRTRGFNNVFYWGAQMVGSIAIGYLMDFSFQSRRKRGFLGVIVVGLLGTAIWGGGLANQLRYSRNHVPEKLDFKDSGSAFAGPFLLYFSYGLLDAMFQSMVYWIIGSLADDSETLSRYSGFYKGVQSAGAAVAWQVDVHSVSYLNQLIVNWVLTTVSYPLLFLLVALAVKDENTLQDKGDGIHSYLH; this is encoded by the exons ATGGGTAATGAAGATGAAGAATCAACACCCCAAAAACTGTCAAAAATTAGGtataattccccattaatccaaGTTATTCTGATAGGATTAGTATGTTTCTGTTGTCCTGGTATGTTTAATGCACTTTCAGGCATGGGAGGAGGTGGACAGGTTGATCATACAGCAGCAAACAATGCTAACACTGCACTGTACATAACTTTTGCTATTTTCGGCATTTTGGGTGGTGGAATTTACAACATTTTAGGACCTAGACTTACATTACTTGCAGGATGTTCAACTTATGTGTTGTATGCTGGTTCATTTGTTGATTATAATCATCATCGTAGCGAAACTTTTGTGGTTATATCTGGTGCACTGTTAGGTATAGGTGCTGGTTTACTGTGGGCAGGTCAAGGTGCAATCATGACTTCATATCCAACTGCTAAGCGAAAAGGGACTTATATTTCGATTTTTTGGAGTATTTTTAATATGGGTGGTGTTATTGGTGGTTTGATTCCTTTTGTGTTGAATTATCATAGAGCTGAAGCTGCTTCTGTTAATGATGGGACTTATATTGGATTCATGTGTTTTATGGCTTTCGGGGCGGTTCTGTCGTTGGGTGTTTTGCCACCTAGTAAAGTGATCAGGGATGATGGTAGTGTTTGTACTCATATTGAGTATTCTAATGTAGGGACGGAGATTGTCGAGATTTTGAAGTTGTTTTTGAATTGGAAGATGTTGTTGATAGTTCCAGCAGCTTGGGGGAGTAACTTTTTTTATACATACCAGTTTAATAATGTGAATGGAGAGTTGTTTAATTTGAGGACTAGAGGGTTTAATAATGTCTTCTATTGGGGTGCTCAAATGGTAGGCTCGATTGCGATCGGATATTTGATGGATTTTAGCTTTCAGAGTAGAAGGAAGAGAGGTTTTCTCGGTGTTATAGTTGTTGGTTTGCTTGGGACTGCTATTTGGGGAGGTGGTCTGGCTAATCAGCTTAGGTACTCTCGAAATCATGTTCCTGAAAAATTGGATTTTAAGGATTCTGGTAGTGCATTTGCTGGTCCATTCCTGTTGTATTTCTCCTATGGATTGCTAGATGCTATGTTCCAAAGCATGGTTTACTGGATTATTGGCAGTTTGGCCGATGATTCGGAAACTCTTAGCCG GTACAGTGGATTCTACAAGGGAGTACAGAGCGCGGGAGCAGCAGTTGCTTGGCAAGTAGATGTTCACAGTGTATCCTACCTTAACCAGCTGATAGTGAACTGGGTGCTGACTACAGTGAGCTATCCCCTACTGTTTCTTCTTGTCGCGTTAGCTGTCAAGGACGAAAATACCCTCCAAGATAAGGGTGATGGTATTCATAGTTACTTACATTGA